A single genomic interval of Candidatus Desulfatibia profunda harbors:
- a CDS encoding motility associated factor glycosyltransferase family protein, which translates to MDNEIFKKNLSALKDKYPALASKIKKNRIEEGRYKIIKAKTGEPNLLVASNESFIMLYDNASPYEYCKNYFDGLDITYAPVVIFLGFGFGYHLYMFTQLYADKAQGKKIIVFEDDINFFHLAMGMIDFSRFINHPDIHFFVGEDPDDTTHVIRREILQDKGTSYQLRSTKVIPLPAHILLNDGYYRKALDTTRMACRQQMILVGNDPTDAFVGIDNLLGNIKPIVSHPGINQLRDKFKGRPAVTVASGPSLEKNMHLLRDLRDRALIIACDSSFLPLMKRDMRPHIVASLERTAGTGKFYECVTAVEGIYLAFCPLVQPDVYDSFAGKKIIVFRPFSHFNWFQLEKGALPIGPAVSNMAFSMAEYLGCDPIIMIGQDLAFAEDGDTHVEDMRFGERDEHYFSSIIETEGNDGRPVKTSRTWEIFKTAHEYDIDSYKGLCINATEGGAKIMGAHVMTFTEAIKKYCQNEFFPEAIIADSISDFERNVNIPKELEVILRRCIETRHALEETIRILSEFRKEILDVQTNMVRPFMYEGRDVDSGYLLSVADKFLGVMDTFLKDRNVSDIMLHTVQPQLIWFTNKFNYLKEVYSHRNCFHSAQILMIKDWLGVMGQLFVSTIDSLERAEKMIITELEGARKVA; encoded by the coding sequence GTGGATAATGAAATATTTAAAAAAAATTTATCAGCCCTGAAAGATAAATATCCTGCACTTGCATCAAAAATCAAGAAAAACCGTATCGAAGAGGGCCGCTACAAAATCATAAAGGCAAAAACCGGAGAACCGAACCTCCTGGTTGCAAGCAATGAGAGTTTTATCATGCTTTATGATAATGCAAGTCCATATGAATATTGCAAAAATTATTTTGATGGGTTGGATATCACTTACGCGCCGGTCGTAATATTTTTAGGATTTGGGTTTGGTTATCATCTGTACATGTTTACACAGCTTTATGCAGATAAGGCGCAGGGGAAAAAAATAATTGTATTTGAAGATGATATCAATTTTTTCCATCTTGCAATGGGAATGATCGACTTTAGCCGTTTTATTAATCACCCTGATATTCATTTCTTTGTAGGAGAAGATCCAGATGATACAACTCACGTGATTCGAAGAGAAATCCTGCAAGACAAGGGCACGTCCTATCAGCTTAGAAGTACGAAGGTCATACCTCTGCCCGCCCATATACTATTGAATGATGGATACTATCGAAAAGCGCTTGATACCACCAGAATGGCATGTCGCCAACAAATGATTTTAGTTGGGAATGATCCCACCGATGCATTCGTGGGCATAGATAACCTGCTAGGTAACATCAAGCCCATTGTCTCTCATCCCGGAATTAATCAACTCCGCGATAAATTTAAAGGAAGGCCTGCCGTTACTGTCGCATCGGGGCCGTCACTTGAAAAGAATATGCATCTTCTGAGGGATCTTCGAGATCGGGCACTGATCATCGCCTGCGACTCAAGTTTTTTGCCATTAATGAAAAGAGATATGAGACCCCATATCGTCGCTTCGCTCGAAAGAACTGCCGGTACGGGGAAGTTCTACGAGTGCGTAACTGCTGTCGAAGGCATCTATTTGGCTTTTTGCCCCCTGGTCCAGCCGGATGTCTATGACAGCTTTGCCGGGAAAAAAATCATAGTCTTCAGGCCTTTTTCCCATTTTAATTGGTTTCAGTTAGAAAAAGGAGCCCTTCCCATTGGCCCGGCTGTATCGAACATGGCATTTTCAATGGCTGAATATCTTGGCTGCGATCCAATTATTATGATCGGGCAGGATCTGGCCTTTGCAGAAGACGGAGACACGCATGTCGAAGATATGCGCTTTGGAGAGCGTGATGAGCATTACTTTTCATCTATTATTGAAACAGAAGGGAATGACGGAAGACCTGTAAAAACTTCAAGAACATGGGAAATATTCAAAACTGCCCATGAATATGATATTGATTCTTATAAAGGATTATGCATCAATGCCACAGAAGGCGGCGCAAAAATCATGGGGGCTCACGTAATGACTTTTACTGAGGCCATCAAAAAGTACTGCCAAAATGAATTCTTCCCGGAGGCGATCATTGCCGATTCAATCTCTGATTTTGAGAGAAATGTAAATATCCCTAAAGAGCTTGAAGTCATTCTGAGGAGGTGCATAGAGACACGACACGCCCTGGAAGAGACCATCAGAATATTATCAGAATTTCGCAAGGAAATTTTGGACGTCCAAACGAATATGGTCCGCCCCTTTATGTATGAGGGTAGGGATGTGGATAGCGGTTACCTTTTGTCAGTTGCCGATAAATTTCTCGGTGTAATGGACACCTTCCTGAAAGACAGGAATGTAAGCGATATTATGTTGCATACAGTTCAACCTCAACTTATATGGTTTACAAACAAGTTTAATTATTTGAAAGAAGTTTATTCCCATCGCAACTGTTTCCATTCGGCACAGATATTGATGATCAAGGATTGGCTCGGCGTCATGGGACAGTTGTTTGTTTCAACGATTGATTCCCTGGAAAGAGCCGAGAAAATGATTATCACGGAATTGGAAGGGGCCAGAAAAGTTGCATGA
- a CDS encoding motility associated factor glycosyltransferase family protein — MRCLENRSQILAKRLSAIRPDPCLELTAAESGDWTAKKHFPNEAHRFIHSRIDPKKEAKLWLQSQDLIMPCLVILGVGLGYQVFELFKNCRSPEHAYLIEADEGLFRLALTVYDFSSLIQNTRVHFIVGEPFSVVAKRLLTSLIQSFSCHLVSGAVSSCPDRYTPVRKLVEKHLYALRLREKNGETSTRGQRLAVVQGVEHLLNQMRTT; from the coding sequence TTGCGCTGCCTTGAGAACCGGTCACAAATCCTGGCAAAGCGCTTAAGCGCAATCCGTCCGGATCCCTGCCTTGAATTGACAGCAGCCGAGTCGGGAGATTGGACTGCCAAAAAACATTTTCCAAATGAAGCGCACCGCTTTATTCACAGCAGGATTGATCCCAAAAAGGAGGCAAAGCTGTGGCTCCAAAGCCAGGACCTCATCATGCCCTGTCTTGTCATTCTCGGGGTCGGTTTGGGCTATCAGGTGTTCGAACTGTTTAAAAATTGCCGGTCCCCGGAGCATGCCTATCTCATCGAGGCGGATGAGGGGCTTTTTCGATTGGCATTGACGGTTTATGATTTTTCAAGCCTTATTCAGAATACGCGCGTCCATTTTATTGTGGGTGAACCATTTTCGGTTGTCGCAAAAAGACTTTTAACATCTTTAATTCAATCCTTTTCCTGCCATCTGGTTTCCGGAGCTGTTTCATCCTGCCCGGACAGATACACGCCTGTCAGAAAACTGGTTGAGAAACACCTTTATGCCTTGAGATTGCGGGAAAAAAATGGTGAAACCTCTACCCGGGGTCAGCGTTTGGCTGTTGTCCAAGGCGTTGAACATTTATTAAATCAGATGAGAACAACATGA
- a CDS encoding glycosyltransferase family 9 protein — protein MNILVIRMHRFGDILQLTPMLLGLKNKYPFCSITFLTGSEMSELLADNPAVDKVISIPEREYRYWLKNSPEEYPRIFNAMYDLISRLRQKHFQIVVNRQYEWGAIIAHLIGAEKVLGGAYSPDKGYFFKDDTSKNLFDTIRNDRRLNQRNLVDWACRIVRIPHEQNRRMLFCPSSFAYRQARHLLNHDKNRSKRSMVAVQTGAAKSFRQWGVENYTHIVQWLIDEKERTVVLVGSEDEKDLGEHIEHRIGRQKAELINLIGRTSLNSLGGVLESCECLITGDTGTMHMAAAVGTPVLSLFFGTAYPWETGPYGTGHFVLYSDISCAPCIGPAFCQDGHRCKYQIKPDIVKKAFESADAFWKNNLVYWEPYNNGVKLLVTVRDEMGEQMLLPVDKASNLRLEFSRMVPRQDDMEPNDAEALIHKGDEVVCAFLKGEDEKGFLIFTEYLDLWLEAKDLLLSGYPAMGQTLSGLLEGCFYAMQNKDPVSLMDAVEYGFKPLIQQTLVKGQG, from the coding sequence ATGAACATTCTGGTGATAAGAATGCACCGCTTCGGGGATATTCTCCAGTTGACGCCGATGCTGCTGGGATTAAAAAATAAATACCCTTTTTGCAGTATAACCTTTCTAACCGGCAGTGAGATGTCCGAGTTGCTTGCAGATAATCCGGCTGTCGATAAGGTCATCTCCATTCCTGAAAGAGAATATCGATATTGGCTCAAAAACAGTCCCGAGGAATATCCCCGGATCTTTAACGCAATGTACGATCTGATCTCAAGATTAAGACAAAAACATTTTCAGATTGTCGTCAACCGCCAGTATGAATGGGGGGCAATAATTGCCCATCTTATTGGTGCTGAAAAGGTTTTGGGCGGAGCATATTCTCCTGATAAGGGCTATTTTTTTAAAGATGACACTTCAAAAAATCTTTTCGATACGATCCGGAATGATCGGAGATTGAACCAAAGGAATCTTGTGGACTGGGCCTGCCGTATCGTCCGGATTCCCCATGAGCAAAACCGTCGAATGTTGTTTTGTCCTTCAAGTTTTGCTTATCGGCAAGCGCGACATCTTTTAAACCATGATAAAAATAGATCCAAACGATCCATGGTCGCAGTCCAGACAGGAGCGGCCAAGTCTTTTCGGCAATGGGGAGTTGAAAATTACACTCACATTGTTCAATGGTTGATCGATGAAAAAGAAAGAACGGTCGTTCTGGTCGGCAGTGAAGATGAAAAAGACTTAGGAGAACATATCGAACATCGTATCGGCCGTCAGAAAGCTGAACTGATCAACCTGATCGGCAGGACTTCCTTGAACAGCCTGGGCGGTGTACTGGAAAGCTGTGAGTGTCTGATTACCGGCGACACAGGAACGATGCACATGGCCGCAGCCGTCGGGACTCCGGTTTTATCTTTATTTTTCGGCACAGCATATCCCTGGGAGACAGGACCTTACGGGACAGGCCATTTTGTATTATATTCAGATATTTCTTGTGCGCCCTGCATTGGCCCTGCCTTCTGTCAGGATGGCCACCGCTGCAAATATCAGATCAAACCCGATATAGTAAAAAAGGCTTTTGAGTCAGCGGATGCCTTCTGGAAGAATAACCTCGTGTATTGGGAGCCTTATAATAATGGTGTAAAGCTCTTGGTAACCGTTCGGGATGAAATGGGCGAACAAATGTTGCTTCCCGTTGATAAGGCTTCCAATCTCAGACTGGAATTTTCCAGGATGGTTCCTCGGCAGGACGATATGGAGCCGAATGACGCCGAAGCGCTGATTCATAAGGGAGATGAAGTCGTTTGCGCATTTCTCAAAGGAGAAGACGAGAAAGGATTCTTAATTTTTACAGAATATCTGGACCTCTGGCTTGAGGCCAAAGATCTGCTTTTGAGTGGTTACCCGGCGATGGGACAAACGCTTTCAGGCCTTCTTGAGGGATGTTTTTATGCCATGCAAAACAAAGATCCGGTATCCCTCATGGATGCCGTCGAATATGGATTCAA